From one Nitrosopumilus sp. genomic stretch:
- the glmS gene encoding glutamine--fructose-6-phosphate transaminase (isomerizing) yields the protein MCSIIGYYGKTSAAPILVKGLKRMEYRGYDSVGVATESDNRIELKKGIGKVDEVNSKIQLDIMPGKIGIGHTRWATHGKVTDTNAHPHPSNSGKIAIVHNGIIENFEELKQRLENEGYSFKSETDSEIIANLLQKNYELTGDVKETIMKTVSEIKGHYAFVAMFENGQLAAARYHEPLIIGVGKDDFFLSSDVLGFIEYTDDAIYMENGNFVILDKDRFQILDFDGNHAKYGITKVSKEFGDAYKGDYAHFTLKEIYEQPETILKAGEKTLDAIDKTADYLRHAKNVYITGSGTSYNSALIAKQMFSKYAKIKVEPIMSSELQFSPDSIEENSILIAISQSGESADVLDAVKIAKKAKCKIIAIVNLLTSSLAREADVVIGMNCGPEIGVAATKSFTSQLVIIYKIVQKLSNNEMKIDFDKMSKSISKTLDKPIRIQIVAQKLKNISDIYVLGRGIHYPIAIEAALKLKELTYIHAEGIPGGELKHGPLALMDESVFVLIINPNDSTYLDTLTSAREIKARGSKIIGISDIESDVYDYWIDISNVEELMFPISEIIPIQLLSYYAALEKDTDPDYPRNLAKSVTVK from the coding sequence ATGTGTTCAATTATCGGCTATTATGGAAAGACTAGTGCAGCACCAATTCTTGTTAAGGGATTAAAAAGAATGGAGTATAGAGGATATGATAGTGTTGGAGTTGCAACGGAATCAGATAACAGAATTGAATTAAAGAAAGGTATTGGAAAAGTCGATGAAGTAAATTCAAAAATTCAATTGGACATAATGCCTGGAAAAATCGGTATTGGTCATACAAGATGGGCAACTCATGGAAAAGTTACAGATACCAATGCACATCCTCATCCAAGTAATTCAGGAAAAATTGCAATAGTACATAATGGAATTATAGAGAATTTTGAGGAATTAAAACAAAGATTAGAAAATGAAGGGTACAGTTTCAAAAGTGAAACAGATAGTGAAATAATTGCAAATTTGCTTCAAAAAAATTATGAGTTGACCGGAGATGTCAAAGAAACAATAATGAAAACAGTTTCAGAGATCAAAGGCCATTATGCATTTGTTGCAATGTTTGAAAATGGGCAGCTTGCAGCAGCAAGATATCATGAACCGTTGATTATTGGAGTTGGAAAAGATGATTTCTTTTTGTCAAGTGATGTTCTAGGATTCATTGAGTATACAGATGATGCAATTTACATGGAAAATGGAAATTTTGTAATTTTAGATAAAGATAGATTTCAGATCTTGGATTTTGATGGAAATCATGCAAAATATGGAATAACCAAAGTATCTAAAGAATTTGGAGATGCATACAAAGGAGATTATGCACATTTTACGTTAAAAGAAATTTATGAACAACCTGAGACAATTTTGAAAGCTGGAGAAAAAACATTAGACGCAATTGATAAAACTGCAGATTATCTTAGACATGCAAAAAATGTATACATCACGGGAAGTGGAACAAGTTATAATTCTGCACTAATTGCAAAACAAATGTTTTCAAAATATGCCAAAATTAAGGTAGAACCCATTATGTCAAGTGAACTTCAGTTTTCACCTGATAGTATTGAAGAAAATTCGATTCTAATTGCAATATCCCAAAGTGGAGAAAGCGCAGATGTTTTAGACGCAGTAAAGATTGCAAAAAAAGCAAAATGTAAAATCATAGCTATTGTCAATCTTCTCACATCATCTCTTGCACGTGAAGCAGATGTGGTTATTGGGATGAATTGTGGGCCAGAAATAGGAGTTGCAGCAACTAAAAGTTTTACATCACAACTTGTGATAATTTACAAGATTGTACAAAAATTAAGTAATAATGAAATGAAGATTGATTTTGATAAGATGTCAAAATCAATTTCTAAAACATTGGACAAACCCATAAGGATTCAGATTGTTGCACAAAAATTAAAAAATATTTCAGACATCTATGTTCTAGGAAGAGGAATACATTATCCTATTGCAATTGAAGCTGCCTTGAAACTAAAAGAGCTCACATACATTCATGCAGAAGGAATTCCAGGAGGAGAATTAAAGCACGGTCCACTTGCTTTAATGGATGAAAGTGTATTTGTATTAATCATCAATCCAAATGATTCAACATATTTAGATACACTAACTAGTGCGAGAGAAATTAAAGCTAGAGGATCAAAAATCATAGGAATTTCAGACATAGAAAGTGATGTGTATGATTATTGGATTGATATTTCAAATGTGGAAGAGTTAATGTTTCCAATTTCAGAAATTATTCCCATACAATTGTTATCATATTATGCAGCACTTGAAAAAGATACAGATCCGGACTATCCTAGAAATTTAGCAAAATCAGTCACAGTGAAGTAA
- the cobT gene encoding nicotinate mononucleotide-dependent phosphoribosyltransferase CobT: protein MENFELHGNIDRANNFFETMKSGRFLFSFVISYTETCEIPGITFAGADMNSIQFTPPADAEYLHYGYCKTIDKIPMTPDGKPTPGLLTKTALESASIPHLTINAGSKIVPQLPFVEAGLSFGKNISICEAMTDSQVSHAVDYGRIVGRSLASLTDCLVIGESIPGGTTTALAVLRGLGYDAKVSSSIPNNPVYLKNQIVDSALERIDSVHPYSIVAKVGDPMIPFVAGMLSSASDVSKVMLAGGTQMAAVLAFASKIGFNEENSVIGTTSYITHDESANFTNLVQEIADIPAISVNPNLENSRYSGLKAFSEGFAKEGVGAGGSIISSMIKTGNDSIKYLDLVEKEYHRLFTSL, encoded by the coding sequence TTGGAAAATTTTGAACTGCATGGTAATATAGATCGGGCAAATAATTTTTTTGAAACTATGAAATCTGGACGATTTCTTTTTTCATTTGTTATTTCATATACTGAAACATGTGAAATTCCTGGAATAACTTTTGCTGGCGCAGATATGAACTCTATTCAGTTTACTCCGCCTGCTGATGCAGAGTATCTTCACTATGGATATTGTAAAACAATTGATAAAATTCCAATGACTCCTGATGGAAAACCTACTCCTGGTTTACTAACAAAAACTGCATTAGAATCTGCTAGTATTCCTCATCTAACTATTAATGCGGGTAGTAAAATTGTTCCACAATTACCCTTTGTTGAAGCAGGTTTGTCATTTGGAAAAAATATTTCGATTTGTGAGGCTATGACTGATTCTCAAGTTTCTCATGCTGTAGATTATGGCAGAATTGTTGGAAGAAGTTTGGCATCTCTCACTGATTGTCTAGTGATTGGTGAAAGTATCCCGGGAGGAACTACAACTGCGTTGGCTGTATTGAGAGGATTAGGATATGACGCCAAGGTAAGTTCTAGTATTCCAAACAATCCTGTATATTTAAAAAACCAAATTGTTGATTCTGCACTTGAACGAATTGATTCAGTTCACCCTTATAGTATTGTGGCAAAGGTTGGTGATCCTATGATTCCCTTTGTTGCTGGCATGCTTAGTTCTGCCTCTGATGTATCTAAGGTTATGTTGGCTGGTGGAACCCAGATGGCTGCAGTTTTAGCTTTTGCATCTAAAATTGGATTCAATGAAGAAAATTCTGTGATTGGAACAACATCATACATTACACATGATGAAAGTGCAAATTTTACAAATCTGGTTCAAGAAATTGCTGACATTCCGGCAATTTCTGTAAATCCTAATTTAGAAAATTCTAGATATTCTGGTCTTAAGGCATTTTCAGAAGGATTTGCAAAAGAAGGTGTAGGTGCTGGTGGAAGTATCATATCTTCCATGATAAAAACTGGAAATGATTCTATAAAATATTTGGATTTAGTTGAAAAAGAATACCATCGACTATTTACTTCACTGTGA
- a CDS encoding hydroxyacylglutathione hydrolase family protein, translating to MKVHQIQVGNMQNFSYIVEDEDTGDAIIIDPSWELVELEMIIKRNNLKVKYIVNTHHHFDHTLGNEAMAKSTKSPIIQHEFSELPHDISVKDGDFIEFGNSKLKVLHTPGHSKDSICLIGDGKIFSGDTLFVGNCGRIDLPGGSVQDLYHSLFDVLYSLDDNLVLYSGHNYGPSEVSTIGQEKITNHVMQKRTEQQFIDMMG from the coding sequence GTGAAAGTTCATCAAATTCAAGTTGGGAATATGCAGAATTTTTCTTACATTGTAGAAGATGAAGATACGGGTGATGCAATAATTATTGATCCCTCTTGGGAATTAGTAGAATTGGAAATGATCATTAAAAGAAATAACCTTAAAGTCAAATACATCGTAAATACTCATCATCATTTTGATCACACTTTGGGAAATGAAGCAATGGCAAAATCAACAAAATCTCCAATTATTCAACATGAGTTTTCTGAATTACCGCATGATATTTCCGTAAAAGATGGTGATTTTATTGAATTTGGTAATTCAAAATTAAAGGTACTCCATACGCCAGGGCACTCAAAAGACAGCATTTGCCTAATAGGTGATGGCAAAATTTTTTCAGGTGATACATTGTTTGTTGGAAATTGCGGTCGAATTGACTTGCCTGGAGGAAGTGTACAAGATCTGTACCATAGTCTGTTTGATGTTCTGTATTCATTAGATGATAATCTGGTATTATATTCCGGTCATAATTACGGTCCATCAGAAGTGTCCACTATTGGACAAGAAAAGATCACTAACCATGTTATGCAAAAACGAACTGAACAACAATTTATTGACATGATGGGATAG
- a CDS encoding NAD(P)H-hydrate epimerase — protein MEITVDQMYRIENKGHDMGFLKKFMMENAGAASVRRLVDKLGNVESKNIIIFVGLGNNGGDGLVMARHLAGYDAKVIVVLLGTFEKIKTEESNWNWSILEKMTSVKLMTGNSFNFDFTPDVIVDAILGTGISGEIKEPYASAINFINQTDCFKFAVDVPSGLDPQTGETANIYTKCDMTVTFHKMKQGIPKRKDLTGELFVEKIGIPPEAEEGIL, from the coding sequence ATGGAAATTACTGTGGATCAAATGTATCGAATTGAAAATAAAGGTCATGATATGGGATTTTTAAAAAAATTCATGATGGAAAATGCAGGTGCCGCATCAGTTAGAAGATTAGTTGACAAACTTGGGAACGTAGAATCAAAAAACATCATAATTTTCGTAGGTTTGGGAAATAATGGTGGTGATGGTTTAGTTATGGCAAGACATTTAGCTGGTTATGATGCAAAAGTAATTGTTGTGCTTCTTGGAACTTTTGAAAAAATAAAAACTGAAGAAAGTAATTGGAATTGGTCGATATTAGAGAAAATGACTTCTGTTAAATTAATGACTGGAAATTCTTTTAATTTTGATTTTACTCCTGATGTGATAGTTGACGCTATCTTGGGAACTGGTATTTCTGGAGAAATTAAAGAACCATATGCATCTGCAATTAATTTTATCAATCAAACAGACTGTTTCAAGTTTGCAGTAGATGTTCCATCTGGATTAGATCCTCAAACAGGTGAGACTGCAAATATTTATACAAAATGTGATATGACTGTGACATTTCATAAAATGAAACAAGGAATTCCTAAAAGAAAAGATTTGACAGGTGAATTGTTTGTAGAAAAAATTGGAATTCCTCCAGAAGCTGAAGAGGGAATACTGTGA
- a CDS encoding RNA-binding protein translates to MTLKNVKISLNKISKSLGDIQDSREFLLKNTREIIILCSKAIIAVHKGELSTGKNNLKQADILLKKYKKKSTGGLERYLITPEQEFVEAASLIAIVEKKEIPSDKKLSVMPESYVLGLLDCVGELKRMVFDKIRIGKIDEATRIFDIMENLYLQLYTFSLYDKVVKEARRKIDVNRILVDDVRSAITEEKRRSELIKTLQKLEK, encoded by the coding sequence ATGACGCTAAAAAATGTCAAAATTTCATTAAATAAAATTTCAAAATCTTTAGGAGACATTCAGGATTCAAGAGAATTTTTATTAAAAAATACTAGAGAAATAATCATTCTTTGTAGCAAAGCAATTATTGCAGTTCATAAAGGTGAACTTTCAACAGGTAAAAATAATTTAAAACAGGCAGATATTCTCTTAAAAAAATATAAGAAAAAATCAACAGGAGGACTCGAAAGATATCTAATAACACCAGAACAAGAATTTGTAGAGGCGGCATCTCTCATAGCAATTGTTGAAAAAAAAGAAATTCCATCAGATAAAAAATTATCAGTAATGCCAGAATCATATGTCCTAGGATTGCTGGATTGTGTAGGAGAATTGAAAAGAATGGTGTTTGATAAAATTAGGATTGGAAAAATTGACGAAGCTACAAGAATTTTCGATATAATGGAAAATTTGTATCTTCAGCTGTATACTTTTTCATTATATGATAAAGTAGTAAAAGAGGCCAGAAGAAAAATCGACGTAAACAGAATATTAGTAGATGATGTTAGATCTGCAATCACAGAAGAGAAACGACGAAGTGAATTAATTAAAACTTTACAAAAACTAGAAAAATAA
- a CDS encoding DNA-directed RNA polymerase subunit N: protein MLIPVRCFTCGNLVADKFEDYQNKIKSGEDPVKTLDSLGIERYCCRRMLLTTVETIQQVIPFYEAIQRRKQEVQSELE, encoded by the coding sequence ATGTTAATTCCTGTTAGATGTTTTACTTGTGGAAATTTAGTTGCAGATAAGTTTGAGGATTATCAAAATAAAATCAAATCTGGAGAAGATCCAGTAAAAACATTGGATTCTTTAGGAATTGAGAGATATTGTTGCAGAAGAATGCTTTTGACAACTGTTGAAACAATTCAGCAAGTAATCCCATTTTATGAAGCAATTCAGAGAAGAAAACAAGAAGTTCAATCTGAGTTAGAATAA
- a CDS encoding enolase, which translates to MAKISSIEGRILYNSRGTKTIEVDVESEGKFVGRVCAPSGASVGKYEAVSFPNGKPEESLKILKENSKKFIGLESSDLKGIHSVLKSLDNSTNYSNIGGALAFAVTIASMESASKALGQELFQILSQESSFKFPFPIGNILGGGAHAGPGTPDIQEILICATGSKTIEDAIETNLLVHKELRSVLEKEDPHFTNGRGDEGGWAPKLENIKALEVSAKACENLGFTLGKEVSLGVDFASSTQWNEEKGKYVYDRAGFENSPEEQIDFAAGIIEKFKLIYAEDAVHEEAFEGMAELTKKFPDILVTGDDLTVTNKDILTKAIDLKSCNAAILKVNQAGSLYDALEFANVANQNNIKLITSHRSGESTDSQISHIGLATKSKMLKVGVVGGERVAKLNELLRLSEHDLICGMAEI; encoded by the coding sequence TTGGCCAAAATATCCTCAATTGAAGGACGTATTCTATACAATAGTAGAGGAACAAAAACAATTGAAGTAGATGTTGAATCCGAGGGCAAATTTGTAGGAAGGGTTTGTGCACCATCAGGAGCAAGTGTAGGAAAATATGAAGCAGTTAGTTTTCCCAATGGAAAACCAGAAGAGAGTTTAAAAATTTTAAAAGAAAATTCAAAAAAATTCATAGGATTAGAATCATCAGATCTTAAAGGAATCCATAGTGTTTTGAAAAGTTTGGATAATTCTACAAATTACTCAAACATTGGAGGAGCATTAGCTTTTGCAGTAACAATTGCATCAATGGAGTCGGCATCAAAAGCTTTGGGACAAGAACTGTTTCAGATACTGTCGCAAGAATCATCATTCAAATTTCCATTCCCAATAGGGAATATTCTAGGGGGCGGAGCACATGCAGGTCCCGGCACTCCAGATATTCAAGAGATACTTATTTGTGCTACAGGTTCAAAAACAATTGAAGACGCCATTGAAACTAATTTGTTAGTTCATAAAGAATTACGTAGTGTTTTAGAAAAAGAAGACCCACATTTTACAAATGGCAGAGGCGACGAAGGTGGATGGGCACCAAAATTAGAAAATATAAAAGCTTTGGAAGTTTCAGCAAAAGCCTGTGAGAATTTAGGATTTACATTAGGAAAAGAAGTGTCATTAGGGGTTGATTTTGCGTCATCTACTCAATGGAATGAAGAAAAAGGAAAATATGTGTACGACAGAGCAGGATTTGAAAATTCTCCTGAGGAACAAATTGATTTTGCAGCAGGCATTATTGAGAAATTCAAATTAATTTATGCAGAAGATGCAGTACATGAAGAAGCATTTGAAGGAATGGCAGAACTGACAAAGAAATTTCCAGACATATTAGTTACAGGAGATGATTTAACAGTCACAAACAAAGACATTTTGACAAAAGCAATTGATTTAAAATCATGTAACGCAGCAATTCTCAAAGTTAATCAGGCAGGTAGTCTATATGATGCACTAGAATTTGCCAACGTTGCAAACCAAAACAACATTAAATTAATCACATCACACAGATCGGGAGAATCAACAGACTCACAAATCTCGCATATTGGTCTTGCTACAAAGTCAAAAATGCTCAAAGTAGGAGTGGTTGGGGGAGAAAGAGTAGCAAAATTAAATGAATTATTACGCCTCTCAGAGCATGATTTAATATGCGGTATGGCAGAGATTTAA
- the rpsB gene encoding 30S ribosomal protein S2 yields MSQQTETTDIKKKILATGIRVGTQVKTKFMRSFITKASPEGLYMLDLDITLEKIKTAAKFINRLGAENLIVCSGRQYAETPIERFCEMLNSKKLLGRFMPGTLTNPSLPYYIEPKLVLISDPQVDEQAIIEATNAGIPIIGIANTDNITSNLDVIIPANNRGRKALATVYWLLVRQVLIERGELKEDESMKYEIDDFETKITEEEIE; encoded by the coding sequence ATGAGCCAACAAACAGAAACAACTGACATTAAAAAGAAGATCTTGGCTACTGGAATTAGAGTAGGAACACAAGTAAAGACAAAATTCATGAGATCATTTATCACCAAAGCCAGCCCTGAAGGGCTTTACATGCTTGATCTAGACATTACGCTAGAGAAAATTAAAACTGCAGCGAAATTTATCAACAGATTAGGTGCGGAGAATCTCATAGTATGTTCAGGAAGACAATACGCAGAAACACCAATTGAGAGATTCTGTGAGATGTTAAATTCCAAGAAACTTCTTGGGAGATTTATGCCGGGAACATTGACAAACCCTTCATTACCATATTACATTGAGCCAAAGTTAGTATTAATTTCAGATCCTCAAGTAGATGAACAAGCCATTATTGAAGCAACAAATGCAGGGATTCCAATCATAGGAATTGCAAATACAGATAACATCACATCAAATCTAGATGTGATCATTCCAGCAAACAATAGAGGAAGAAAAGCTCTTGCTACAGTATACTGGTTGTTAGTACGTCAAGTTCTCATAGAAAGAGGAGAACTAAAAGAAGATGAATCAATGAAGTATGAAATTGATGATTTTGAAACAAAGATTACCGAAGAGGAAATCGAATAA
- the mvk gene encoding mevalonate kinase, whose product MKSKASAPGKVILFGEHFVVYGVKAILCAIDKRITVTAEKTKERKISIKSNIGKLELEPNKLISEINSPLKPFYYLANKIIKNYETGIKITVESDIPLGVGLGSSSACCVAGAAAISRLFSNTTKEEILKLAIEAEKTIFENTSGADCTVCTYGGIMEYDKKDGFTTIKSKPNFHLVIANSNIEHSTETIVAGVREFKENNEEEFSRLCKEESKLVEDVLNELKKNNIIEIGKKVIQNQEYLEKIGISNNKLKEMVKIGHSESFGAKITGAGGGGCIFALTDDSNLDNTIKRFKNNNYDCFSVKIDFKGLDTF is encoded by the coding sequence TTGAAATCTAAAGCTTCTGCTCCAGGAAAAGTAATTCTTTTTGGAGAACATTTTGTTGTTTATGGAGTAAAAGCAATACTATGTGCAATTGATAAAAGAATAACAGTCACTGCAGAAAAAACAAAAGAGAGAAAAATTTCCATCAAATCAAATATTGGCAAATTGGAATTAGAACCAAATAAATTAATTTCAGAGATTAATTCTCCATTAAAACCATTTTATTATTTAGCAAACAAAATAATAAAAAATTATGAAACAGGAATTAAAATTACTGTAGAATCAGACATCCCATTAGGAGTGGGTTTAGGATCTTCATCTGCATGTTGTGTGGCTGGTGCTGCAGCAATTTCCAGATTATTTTCAAATACCACAAAAGAAGAAATTCTAAAACTAGCAATTGAGGCGGAAAAAACAATTTTTGAAAATACTTCAGGTGCAGATTGTACTGTTTGCACATATGGAGGAATAATGGAGTATGATAAAAAAGACGGGTTTACTACAATAAAATCCAAGCCTAATTTTCATTTAGTAATTGCAAATTCCAACATAGAGCATTCAACGGAAACGATTGTTGCTGGAGTTAGAGAATTTAAAGAAAATAATGAGGAAGAGTTTTCCAGATTATGTAAAGAAGAATCCAAATTGGTCGAGGATGTCTTAAACGAATTAAAAAAAAATAACATAATAGAAATAGGAAAAAAAGTTATTCAGAATCAAGAATATCTTGAAAAAATAGGAATATCAAACAACAAATTAAAAGAAATGGTAAAAATAGGTCACAGTGAATCTTTTGGGGCAAAAATAACAGGTGCTGGTGGCGGAGGATGTATTTTTGCTCTCACCGATGATTCAAATTTGGATAATACAATAAAACGATTCAAAAATAACAATTATGATTGCTTTTCAGTAAAAATTGATTTTAAAGGACTGGATACTTTTTAA
- a CDS encoding isopentenyl phosphate kinase: MILIKLGGSIITNKEKPLSPRKKSIDNLSKSLKKIKEPIIIVHGGGSYGHYWSVKYDMHTKEKKYNPRGVAIVKNSMIELNKIILDSLLYFKLNPYCLPPTDFMSGNKPITKKIKEIEKIAKSGLVPVTYGDALWYGQKKTFILSGDKIMTHLAKILKPRLCIFALNEDGLYSDLKSKKLIYELQGELPSISENKMDVTGGMTRKVEEASKISKMGMNVFFVNGNKPDRIVKAVKNRKFEGTLFRSK; the protein is encoded by the coding sequence ATGATTCTAATAAAATTGGGTGGTTCAATTATCACGAATAAAGAAAAACCATTATCACCACGAAAAAAATCAATCGATAATCTTTCAAAGAGTTTAAAGAAAATCAAGGAACCAATAATTATTGTTCATGGCGGCGGATCTTATGGACATTATTGGTCTGTAAAATATGATATGCACACAAAAGAAAAAAAATATAATCCAAGAGGAGTTGCAATTGTCAAAAATTCAATGATAGAATTAAACAAAATAATTTTAGATTCATTACTATACTTTAAATTAAATCCATATTGCTTGCCACCAACAGATTTCATGTCAGGAAATAAACCAATTACTAAAAAAATCAAAGAGATTGAAAAAATTGCCAAATCGGGGTTAGTTCCAGTAACATATGGAGATGCATTATGGTATGGTCAGAAAAAAACATTCATTTTATCTGGAGATAAAATCATGACACACCTTGCAAAAATATTGAAACCAAGACTCTGCATTTTTGCATTAAATGAAGATGGGCTTTATTCAGATCTAAAGTCAAAAAAACTAATTTATGAATTACAAGGTGAACTTCCTTCAATATCAGAAAATAAGATGGATGTCACTGGCGGAATGACTAGAAAAGTAGAGGAAGCATCAAAAATCTCAAAAATGGGAATGAATGTGTTCTTTGTGAATGGAAATAAGCCAGATAGAATTGTAAAAGCTGTTAAAAATAGGAAATTCGAAGGAACATTGTTCAGGAGTAAATGA
- the idi gene encoding isopentenyl-diphosphate Delta-isomerase gives MTDEFVILVDENDNPIGSEEKVKCHLPNGKLHRAFTALLFDQDGRLVLTRRSKEKMLWPNDWDGTFASHPRESETYVSSGERRMPEELGITGTLDYLHKFEYHVPYKDIGSENEICGTLVGVIDKSSKLKEIEGEIDEIKWISSKELLSELNTNPQNYCPWMLIALELLEKSDQSMLEKYANILTTWMNSEVHEGLQKAIETHLPKEKWRLVNEKN, from the coding sequence ATGACGGATGAATTTGTTATTTTAGTTGATGAAAATGACAACCCAATTGGCAGTGAAGAAAAAGTAAAGTGCCATTTACCAAATGGAAAACTTCACAGAGCATTCACCGCACTATTGTTTGATCAGGATGGGAGGCTAGTACTTACAAGAAGATCAAAAGAAAAAATGCTTTGGCCAAACGATTGGGACGGAACATTTGCAAGCCATCCAAGAGAATCAGAGACATATGTGTCATCAGGAGAAAGAAGAATGCCTGAAGAACTAGGAATAACAGGAACATTAGATTATTTGCATAAATTTGAGTATCATGTTCCGTACAAAGACATAGGTTCTGAAAACGAAATTTGTGGAACATTGGTTGGAGTAATTGACAAATCCTCAAAACTAAAAGAGATTGAAGGAGAAATTGATGAAATAAAATGGATTTCGTCAAAGGAATTACTCTCAGAATTAAATACAAATCCTCAAAACTATTGTCCTTGGATGCTAATTGCTTTAGAATTACTAGAGAAATCTGATCAATCTATGCTTGAAAAATATGCAAACATCCTAACTACATGGATGAATAGTGAAGTGCATGAAGGATTACAAAAAGCAATAGAGACTCATCTGCCAAAAGAGAAATGGAGGTTAGTAAATGAAAAAAACTAA
- a CDS encoding polyprenyl synthetase family protein: MKKTKQIEKNAKTVNRYLNSKLKGNPKKLYDAAGHLIVNGGKRLRPYMVIRSCQILGGKSSNAMPAASAVEMVHNFTLVHDDIMDNDEMRHGVPTVHKKFGMPIAILAGDVLFSKAFQVITDSKLSPNATIQLVSRLAKACVDVCEGQLLDVKMAEEGKIPTEAEYITMVSKKTAALFDVSCAMGAICATSKIKDISNLSSFGRNLGIAFQITDDLIGVMGDPKLTKKPVGNDLREGKKSLPILIAIKSAKGKDKKIILKAFGNSKISKNDLNKAIDVIRSLNIEENVRKQALKYADRAEKSLSIYSGPAKTELISLLDFVVKRSV; the protein is encoded by the coding sequence ATGAAAAAAACTAAACAGATTGAAAAAAATGCAAAAACAGTAAACAGGTATCTTAATTCAAAACTAAAAGGAAATCCAAAAAAACTCTATGATGCAGCAGGACATCTAATTGTAAATGGAGGAAAAAGACTTAGACCATACATGGTGATTAGAAGTTGCCAAATTTTAGGAGGCAAAAGTTCCAATGCGATGCCAGCTGCAAGTGCAGTAGAAATGGTTCACAATTTCACTTTGGTTCATGATGACATCATGGACAATGATGAAATGCGTCATGGAGTACCAACAGTGCATAAAAAATTTGGAATGCCAATTGCAATTCTTGCGGGAGACGTTTTATTTTCAAAAGCATTTCAAGTAATTACAGATTCTAAATTATCACCAAATGCTACAATTCAACTCGTGTCTAGACTAGCTAAAGCGTGCGTGGACGTATGTGAAGGTCAATTGTTAGATGTAAAAATGGCAGAAGAAGGAAAAATTCCAACAGAGGCAGAATACATCACAATGGTAAGCAAAAAAACTGCAGCACTATTTGATGTGTCATGTGCAATGGGGGCAATATGTGCAACAAGTAAAATCAAAGATATTTCAAATCTTTCATCATTTGGAAGAAATTTAGGTATAGCATTTCAAATTACAGACGATCTTATTGGAGTCATGGGCGACCCAAAACTTACAAAGAAACCTGTAGGAAATGATCTCAGAGAGGGCAAAAAATCTCTTCCAATTTTAATAGCAATAAAATCAGCAAAAGGAAAAGATAAAAAAATAATTTTGAAGGCATTTGGAAATTCAAAAATTTCAAAAAACGATCTTAACAAGGCAATAGATGTAATTCGTTCTCTCAATATTGAGGAAAATGTAAGAAAACAAGCTCTAAAATATGCAGATAGGGCTGAAAAATCTCTTTCAATATACTCGGGTCCTGCCAAAACAGAACTCATATCGTTGTTAGATTTTGTAGTAAAAAGAAGTGTATAG